In Prosthecomicrobium sp. N25, one DNA window encodes the following:
- a CDS encoding DsbA family protein, whose product MALTRRRFLTTTAVAAVAVGLLGTSAFDAFAQQAVDMAELMKPGPLGEKALGKEDAPVTVIEYASMTCGHCAAFHKSVYPYLKSTYIDTGKVRLILREFPLDPLAAAVFMLARCAPEDKYFDMVSLFFEQQTAWTRTDQPVDALFNLSKQVGFTQDSFKQCLTNQSLLDGVNAVKDRGADKFKVNATPTFFVNGQRAKDFQSIEGVDKTLAPFLKG is encoded by the coding sequence TTGGCCCTGACCCGCCGCCGCTTCCTCACGACCACCGCCGTCGCCGCCGTCGCGGTCGGCCTCCTCGGCACCTCGGCGTTCGACGCCTTCGCGCAGCAGGCGGTCGACATGGCCGAGCTCATGAAGCCGGGGCCGCTCGGCGAGAAGGCGCTCGGCAAGGAGGACGCGCCGGTCACGGTCATCGAATATGCCTCGATGACCTGCGGGCATTGCGCGGCCTTCCATAAGAGCGTCTACCCGTACCTCAAGTCGACCTACATCGACACCGGCAAGGTCCGGCTGATCCTGCGCGAATTCCCGCTGGATCCGCTTGCCGCGGCGGTCTTCATGCTGGCGCGCTGCGCGCCCGAGGACAAGTATTTCGACATGGTCTCGCTCTTCTTCGAGCAGCAGACCGCCTGGACCCGCACCGACCAGCCCGTCGACGCGCTCTTCAACCTGTCGAAGCAGGTCGGTTTCACACAGGATTCGTTCAAGCAATGCTTGACGAATCAGAGCCTTCTCGACGGAGTGAACGCCGTGAAGGATCGCGGGGCGGACAAGTTCAAGGTCAACGCGACGCCCACCTTCTTCGTGAACGGGCAGCGGGCGAAGGACTTCCAGTCCATCGAGGGCGTCGACAAGACGCTGGCGCCGTTCCTGAAGGGGTGA
- a CDS encoding DUF721 domain-containing protein, translating into MHPGPTASIVARMDDSPSRRPGPRGPKPVADLIADLMKPAARRRGFASVDLVAYWADIVGPAYADCTRPERLSWPKRIEDGGEQAYEPATLTVACEGARALLFQHEAADIARRINAVFGFTAVGRIRIVQKPVVRIEVKRAPALRPLGGSEEAALAASLDGIADEGLRAALDRLGRAVKGSRRQV; encoded by the coding sequence TTGCATCCCGGGCCGACGGCGTCCATCGTCGCGCGCATGGACGACAGCCCCTCGCGAAGGCCGGGGCCGCGCGGGCCGAAGCCCGTGGCGGACCTCATCGCCGACCTGATGAAGCCCGCGGCGCGGCGGCGCGGCTTTGCGTCGGTCGACCTCGTCGCCTACTGGGCCGACATCGTCGGGCCGGCCTATGCGGACTGCACGCGGCCGGAACGGCTCTCCTGGCCGAAGCGGATCGAGGACGGCGGCGAGCAGGCCTACGAGCCCGCCACACTGACCGTCGCCTGCGAGGGCGCGAGGGCGCTGCTGTTCCAGCACGAGGCGGCCGACATCGCGCGCCGGATCAACGCGGTGTTCGGCTTCACGGCGGTCGGGCGGATCCGGATCGTGCAGAAGCCGGTCGTGCGCATCGAGGTGAAACGCGCGCCCGCGCTGAGGCCGCTCGGCGGTTCCGAGGAGGCGGCGCTGGCGGCGAGCCTGGACGGCATCGCGGACGAGGGGCTTCGGGCGGCGCTCGACCGGCTCGGCCGGGCCGTCAAGGGATCGCGCCGGCAGGTCTAG
- the ade gene encoding adenine deaminase, with protein MTAPKPWSECAPRLVDVATGRTPADMVVRGARWVNVQSGEVLGAHDVAIADGRFAAIAEDLSYTIGPETRVVEAGGRYMVPGLCDAHMHVESGMVTVTEFARAVIPHGTTSMFIDPHEIANVLGLPGVRLMHDEAMTLPVNVFVQMPSCVPSAPGLENAGASIGPAEVAEAMTWPGIVGLGEMMNFPGVAAADERMLGEIASTMRAAKTVGGHYASPDLGRPFLGYVAGGPADDHEGTRLLDAVTRVRLGMRSMMRLGSAWYDVASQIKAVTELGLDPRNFILCTDDSHSGTLVRDGHMNRVVRHAIAQGCRPITAIQMATLNTAAHFGLERELGSIAPGRRADLILTSDLVALPIETVVARGRVVAENGRLAAEIPAYPYPPMARGTVRLGRALAPSDFDIPAPDGAAEVEARVIGVIENQAPTRALTRRLPVSGGLVQGDRAQDVCQIALVERHRGLGTVTNGFVSGFGYDRPCAVASTVAHDSHHMIVVGTDKADMARAANRLGEVGGGVVCISEGRELALVELPIAGLMSDERAEIVAAKAEALVRAMEACGCRLNNAYMQHSLLALVVIPELRISDIGIVDVRTFETVPLFVE; from the coding sequence ATGACTGCGCCCAAACCCTGGAGCGAATGCGCGCCGCGGCTCGTCGACGTGGCGACCGGTCGAACGCCCGCCGACATGGTCGTGCGCGGGGCCCGCTGGGTGAACGTGCAGTCCGGCGAGGTGCTGGGCGCCCACGACGTGGCCATCGCGGACGGGCGCTTCGCCGCGATCGCCGAGGACCTGTCCTACACGATCGGGCCGGAGACCCGGGTCGTCGAGGCGGGCGGGCGCTACATGGTGCCGGGGCTGTGCGACGCGCACATGCACGTCGAATCCGGCATGGTGACGGTCACGGAGTTCGCCCGGGCCGTGATCCCGCACGGCACGACCTCGATGTTCATCGACCCGCACGAGATCGCCAACGTGCTGGGGCTGCCGGGGGTCCGGCTGATGCACGACGAAGCGATGACGCTGCCGGTCAACGTCTTCGTGCAAATGCCGAGCTGCGTGCCCTCGGCGCCGGGGCTGGAGAACGCGGGTGCCTCGATCGGGCCGGCGGAGGTCGCCGAGGCGATGACCTGGCCCGGGATCGTCGGGCTCGGCGAGATGATGAACTTCCCCGGGGTGGCGGCGGCGGACGAGCGGATGCTCGGCGAGATCGCCTCGACCATGCGGGCGGCGAAGACGGTGGGCGGGCACTATGCCTCGCCGGACCTCGGCCGGCCGTTCCTCGGCTATGTGGCGGGCGGGCCGGCGGACGACCACGAGGGCACGCGTCTCCTCGACGCGGTGACGCGGGTGCGGCTCGGCATGCGTTCGATGATGCGGCTCGGCTCCGCCTGGTACGACGTGGCCAGCCAGATCAAGGCGGTGACCGAGCTCGGCCTCGACCCGCGCAACTTCATCCTCTGCACGGACGACAGCCATTCGGGCACGCTCGTCCGGGACGGCCACATGAACCGGGTGGTCCGCCACGCCATCGCGCAGGGCTGCCGGCCGATCACGGCGATCCAGATGGCGACCCTCAACACCGCCGCGCATTTCGGCCTGGAGCGCGAGCTCGGCTCGATCGCGCCGGGCCGGCGGGCGGACCTGATCCTGACCTCCGACCTCGTCGCCCTGCCGATCGAGACGGTCGTCGCGCGCGGCCGGGTGGTGGCGGAGAACGGCCGGCTCGCCGCCGAGATCCCGGCCTACCCCTACCCGCCGATGGCGCGCGGCACGGTCAGGCTCGGGCGGGCGCTGGCGCCCTCCGACTTCGACATCCCGGCACCCGACGGGGCGGCCGAGGTCGAGGCGCGGGTCATCGGCGTCATCGAGAACCAGGCGCCGACGCGGGCGCTGACGCGCCGGCTTCCCGTCTCGGGCGGTCTCGTCCAGGGCGACCGGGCCCAGGACGTCTGCCAGATCGCGCTGGTCGAGCGCCATCGGGGGCTCGGCACGGTGACCAACGGCTTCGTCTCGGGCTTCGGCTACGACCGGCCCTGCGCGGTCGCCTCGACGGTGGCGCACGACAGCCACCACATGATCGTGGTCGGCACCGACAAGGCCGACATGGCGCGCGCCGCCAACCGGCTCGGCGAGGTCGGCGGCGGGGTGGTGTGCATCTCGGAGGGGCGGGAGCTGGCGCTGGTCGAACTGCCGATCGCGGGGCTGATGTCCGACGAGCGGGCCGAGATCGTGGCCGCCAAGGCGGAGGCGCTGGTCCGCGCCATGGAGGCCTGCGGCTGCCGGCTCAACAACGCCTACATGCAGCATTCCCTGCTGGCGCTGGTGGTGATCCCGGAACTGCGGATCTCCGACATCGGCATCGTGGACGTCAGGACATTCGAGACGGTGCCGCTGTTCGTGGAGTGA
- the mutY gene encoding A/G-specific adenine glycosylase, translating to MTTRPDPDALLAWYDRHARRLPWRVSPKDRAAGILPDPYRVWLSEIMLQQTTVTAVKPYFEAFLARWPTVAALAAADEAEVMKAWAGLGYYSRARNLKACADRVAAAHGGRFPDTEEGLRALPGVGAYTAAAVAAIAFDRPATVVDGNVERVVSRIFAVVEPVPAAKPALKRLAATLTPARRPGDFAQAMMDLGATVCTPKRPACALCPWSAACAARATGSPDAFPARAAKPERPTRRGLAFLAVRADGAVLVRRRPPRGLLGGMTEVPGSAWTVGPIPADAADAAPLPGPWRRLGRTVEHTFTHFHLILDLMRLDLGAEAAAPEGAWWSPRAGLAGEALPSVMRKVIEAGLQD from the coding sequence ATGACGACTCGCCCCGATCCGGACGCCCTGCTCGCCTGGTACGACCGCCACGCCCGCCGCCTGCCCTGGCGGGTCTCCCCGAAGGACCGCGCCGCCGGCATCCTCCCCGACCCCTACCGGGTCTGGCTTTCCGAGATCATGCTGCAGCAGACGACCGTGACGGCCGTGAAGCCCTATTTCGAGGCCTTCCTGGCCCGCTGGCCGACGGTCGCCGCCCTCGCCGCCGCCGACGAGGCCGAGGTGATGAAGGCCTGGGCGGGCCTCGGCTACTACTCGCGCGCCCGCAACCTTAAGGCCTGCGCGGACCGGGTCGCCGCCGCCCACGGCGGCCGCTTCCCCGACACCGAGGAGGGGCTGCGGGCCCTGCCGGGGGTCGGCGCCTACACGGCCGCCGCCGTCGCCGCCATCGCGTTCGACCGGCCCGCGACCGTCGTCGACGGCAATGTCGAGCGCGTGGTCTCCCGCATCTTCGCCGTCGTCGAGCCGGTGCCCGCCGCCAAGCCGGCCCTGAAGCGCCTCGCCGCGACGCTGACCCCGGCCCGCCGCCCGGGCGACTTCGCACAAGCCATGATGGACCTCGGCGCCACCGTCTGCACGCCGAAGCGCCCCGCCTGCGCGCTCTGCCCCTGGTCCGCCGCCTGCGCGGCCCGCGCGACCGGCTCCCCCGACGCCTTTCCGGCGAGGGCCGCGAAGCCGGAGAGGCCCACCCGACGCGGCCTCGCCTTCCTGGCCGTCCGCGCCGATGGCGCCGTGCTGGTCCGGCGCCGGCCGCCACGCGGGCTTCTCGGCGGCATGACCGAGGTCCCCGGGAGCGCCTGGACGGTTGGCCCGATCCCGGCGGACGCCGCCGACGCCGCCCCGCTGCCCGGGCCCTGGCGCCGCCTCGGCCGGACCGTCGAGCACACCTTCACGCACTTCCACCTGATCCTCGACCTGATGCGGCTCGATCTCGGCGCCGAGGCCGCGGCGCCCGAGGGCGCCTGGTGGTCGCCCCGGGCCGGGCTGGCCGGGGAGGCGCTCCCGAGCGTGATGCGGAAAGTGATCGAGGCAGGTCTGCAAGATTAG
- a CDS encoding trypsin-like serine peptidase: MAGLLPAAAAAQTSAVNIARNKPADLPTTELRAIPPMPLPLASSKGTAVRAAARTPIVQTDTVVPATEPVPADPGTFLPLDAAAPAQGGSGAATGQNGRSKGTAGYPFTTTRVFPDQAVTTAPYRMSGKVYFRNPRTNAWYMCTGSLIAPRLVLTAGHCVYEAVGKYYYTDFRFIPAYNATATTQPYGQWGWAAVHTTSSWMNGGGTVPNAADFGIIEIADMSIAGSVRKVGDYLGYYGFATGRLLTNHVTAIGYPGNIDSGGRMIANAGEVRTFNAVSGVAGSSMGGGSSGGPWLEDFGVLGSGQLLANSASNRVVGVTSFGPSGGPYPYFFQGSSILNSEFLSMRTTACNRQAGNC, encoded by the coding sequence GTGGCCGGGCTCCTGCCCGCCGCCGCGGCGGCGCAGACCTCCGCCGTCAACATCGCCCGCAACAAGCCGGCCGACCTGCCGACCACCGAGCTGCGTGCCATCCCGCCCATGCCCCTGCCGCTCGCCAGCAGCAAGGGAACCGCCGTCCGGGCCGCCGCCAGGACGCCGATCGTGCAGACCGACACGGTCGTCCCCGCCACCGAGCCGGTCCCCGCCGATCCCGGCACCTTCCTGCCGCTCGATGCCGCGGCGCCCGCGCAGGGGGGGTCCGGCGCCGCGACGGGTCAGAACGGCCGCTCGAAGGGCACCGCGGGCTACCCCTTCACGACCACCCGCGTCTTCCCCGACCAGGCGGTCACCACCGCCCCCTACCGGATGTCCGGCAAGGTCTACTTCCGCAATCCGCGCACGAACGCCTGGTACATGTGCACGGGCAGCCTCATCGCGCCCCGGCTGGTGCTGACCGCCGGCCACTGTGTCTACGAGGCGGTCGGCAAGTACTACTATACCGACTTCCGCTTCATCCCGGCCTACAACGCGACCGCCACCACCCAGCCCTACGGCCAGTGGGGCTGGGCGGCGGTCCACACCACGTCGTCATGGATGAACGGCGGCGGCACGGTCCCCAACGCCGCCGACTTCGGCATCATCGAGATCGCCGACATGTCGATCGCCGGCTCGGTCCGCAAGGTGGGCGACTATCTCGGCTACTACGGCTTCGCCACCGGCCGCCTCCTGACCAACCATGTGACCGCCATCGGGTATCCCGGCAACATCGACAGCGGTGGCCGCATGATCGCCAATGCCGGCGAGGTCAGGACGTTCAACGCGGTGTCGGGCGTCGCCGGATCGTCCATGGGCGGCGGCTCGTCCGGCGGTCCCTGGCTCGAGGACTTCGGCGTGCTCGGCTCCGGCCAGCTCCTCGCCAATTCCGCCTCCAACCGCGTGGTCGGCGTCACCTCGTTCGGACCCTCGGGCGGGCCCTACCCCTACTTCTTCCAGGGCTCCTCGATCCTCAACAGCGAGTTCCTGAGCATGCGCACGACGGCCTGCAACCGCCAGGCCGGCAACTGCTGA
- a CDS encoding AMP nucleosidase has translation MLGPDSVPSALPFKAFDDAEAAVARLEEIYRRNTGFLAERFAALIQAGAPSGRYRAYYPELRIQTDTFRRHDSRLSYGFVHGPGAFAATITRPDLFRPYLVEQIRHLVRNHGVAVEVGESTVPIPLHFALPGDAAVGIDIAERLGRPLRDVFDVPDLANTDDAIVNGEYSVEPGRPAPLAPFTAPRVDYSLHRLAHYTATVPEHFQNFVLFTNYQFYVDEFVAYAKGLMQAGSPDYTAFVEPGNVVTMSGDTVPTSGIAPPRQPQMPAYHLVRPGHGGITMVNIGVGPSNAKTITDHVAVLRPHAWLMLGHCAGLRNTQKLGDYVLAHAYVREDHVLDADLPVWVPIPALSEIQVALEESVAEVTGLSGWELKSVMRTGTVATIDNRNWELRDHSEPVRRFSQSRAIALDMESATIAANGFRFRVPYGTLLCVSDKPLHGELKLPGMASEFYRRQVNQHLAIGIRAMEKLRAMPSERLHSRKLRSFEEVAFQ, from the coding sequence ATGCTTGGACCGGACTCGGTGCCGTCCGCCCTCCCCTTCAAGGCCTTCGACGACGCGGAGGCGGCCGTTGCGAGGCTCGAGGAGATCTACCGCAGAAATACTGGATTCCTGGCCGAACGCTTCGCCGCCCTCATCCAGGCCGGCGCCCCATCCGGCCGCTACCGGGCCTACTATCCGGAGCTGCGCATCCAGACCGACACGTTCCGCCGGCACGATTCGCGCCTCTCCTACGGCTTCGTCCACGGCCCCGGCGCCTTCGCGGCGACGATTACGCGGCCGGACCTCTTCCGGCCCTACCTGGTCGAGCAGATCCGCCACCTCGTCCGCAACCACGGCGTCGCGGTCGAGGTGGGGGAATCGACCGTGCCGATCCCGCTGCATTTCGCGCTGCCCGGAGACGCGGCCGTCGGGATCGACATCGCCGAGCGGCTCGGCCGGCCGCTGCGCGACGTCTTCGACGTGCCGGACCTCGCCAACACGGACGATGCGATCGTCAACGGGGAATACTCGGTCGAGCCGGGCCGCCCCGCCCCGCTCGCCCCCTTCACGGCGCCGCGGGTCGACTACTCGCTGCACCGGCTCGCGCACTACACCGCGACGGTGCCCGAGCATTTCCAGAACTTCGTGCTCTTCACCAACTACCAGTTCTACGTCGACGAGTTCGTGGCCTATGCCAAGGGGCTCATGCAGGCGGGGAGCCCGGACTACACGGCCTTCGTCGAGCCCGGCAATGTGGTGACCATGTCGGGCGACACGGTCCCGACGTCCGGAATCGCGCCGCCTCGGCAGCCGCAGATGCCGGCCTACCACCTGGTCCGGCCGGGCCACGGCGGCATCACCATGGTCAACATCGGCGTCGGGCCGTCCAACGCCAAGACAATCACAGACCATGTGGCGGTGCTCCGGCCCCACGCCTGGCTGATGCTCGGCCACTGCGCCGGCCTGCGCAACACGCAGAAGCTCGGCGACTACGTGCTCGCCCACGCGTATGTGCGCGAGGACCACGTGCTCGACGCGGACCTGCCCGTCTGGGTGCCGATCCCGGCGCTGTCCGAGATCCAGGTGGCGCTCGAGGAATCGGTCGCGGAGGTCACCGGGCTCTCGGGCTGGGAGCTGAAGTCGGTGATGCGGACCGGGACGGTGGCGACGATCGACAACCGGAACTGGGAGCTGCGCGACCATTCCGAGCCCGTGCGCCGCTTCTCGCAGTCGCGCGCGATCGCGCTCGACATGGAATCGGCGACCATCGCGGCGAACGGCTTCCGCTTCCGGGTTCCCTACGGGACGCTCCTGTGCGTGTCGGACAAGCCGCTGCACGGGGAGCTGAAGCTGCCCGGGATGGCCAGCGAGTTCTACCGCCGGCAGGTCAACCAGCACCTCGCCATCGGGATCCGGGCGATGGAAAAGCTGCGCGCCATGCCGTCGGAGCGGCTCCACTCCCGCAAGCTCCGCTCCTTCGAGGAGGTGGCCTTCCAGTGA
- a CDS encoding HAD family hydrolase, with the protein MLVIFDCDGTLIDSEVIASAIDAEALTRLGRPTTPAEFVERFTGVPHREIWRLLEAELGRPLPEGFLDEIREVSIRRFAEELTVIEGVHDAVAAIDGLGLKRCIASSTGLEGLRRNLATTNLLDSFDPHVFSASQCARGKPAPDVFLYAASQMGSDPADCLVIEDSVAGVTAARRANMPVLGFTGGGHADPGLAARLSAAGAAVVLSGMAELPRIVAAHFGV; encoded by the coding sequence ATGCTGGTCATCTTCGATTGCGACGGCACGCTGATCGATTCCGAGGTGATCGCGTCGGCGATCGACGCGGAGGCGCTGACCCGCCTCGGACGCCCGACGACCCCGGCCGAGTTCGTCGAGCGGTTCACGGGCGTGCCGCACCGGGAGATCTGGCGGCTGCTGGAGGCCGAGCTCGGCCGGCCGCTACCCGAGGGTTTTTTGGACGAGATCCGCGAGGTCTCGATCCGGCGCTTCGCCGAGGAGCTGACCGTGATCGAGGGCGTCCACGACGCGGTGGCGGCGATCGACGGGCTGGGGCTGAAGCGCTGCATCGCGTCGTCGACGGGGCTCGAGGGCCTGCGCCGCAACCTCGCCACCACCAACCTGCTGGACAGCTTCGACCCGCACGTCTTCTCGGCGAGCCAGTGCGCGCGCGGCAAGCCGGCGCCCGACGTCTTCCTCTACGCGGCCTCGCAGATGGGCTCGGACCCGGCCGACTGCCTGGTGATCGAGGATTCGGTCGCGGGCGTGACGGCGGCGCGGCGGGCGAACATGCCGGTGCTCGGCTTCACGGGCGGCGGCCACGCCGACCCCGGCCTCGCCGCCCGGCTGTCGGCGGCCGGCGCCGCGGTGGTGCTCTCCGGCATGGCCGAGCTGCCGCGCATCGTGGCGGCGCATTTCGGCGTCTGA
- the nadA gene encoding quinolinate synthase NadA, with protein sequence MTLTDDVLTTDRPRARKARSAPSRARKGSGKGYEILPRPSLDYTPEVEAATAHLYERVKHFIPPMEWQFHAPYVKAINDLKKVRDAVILGHNYMTPEIYHLVADIVGDSLQLAREAAKTKAKVIVQGGVHFMAETSKVLCPEKTVLIPDSRAGCSLASSITGADVRLLRERFPGVPIVAYVNTSAEVKAEVDICCTSSNAVQVVESFGVDRVICIPDEYLARYVATQTKVKIIAWKGHCEVHERFTGDELRNFREIDPNVQIIAHPECPPEVIREADFTGSTAKMIDFVKSAKPGTRVVMVTECSMADNVALEAPQVEFVRPCNLCPHMKRITLPKILDSLLEMKEEVLVDPAIADRARRSVERMIQLKN encoded by the coding sequence ATGACCCTGACCGACGACGTCCTCACGACGGATCGGCCCCGCGCCCGCAAGGCCCGGTCGGCTCCGTCCCGTGCCCGCAAGGGCTCCGGCAAGGGGTACGAGATCCTGCCCCGGCCCTCGCTCGACTACACCCCCGAGGTGGAGGCGGCGACCGCGCATCTCTACGAGCGCGTCAAGCACTTCATCCCGCCGATGGAGTGGCAGTTCCACGCCCCCTACGTGAAGGCCATCAACGACCTGAAGAAGGTCCGCGACGCCGTCATACTCGGCCACAACTACATGACGCCCGAGATCTACCACCTCGTCGCCGACATCGTCGGCGACAGCCTCCAGCTCGCCCGCGAGGCGGCGAAGACGAAGGCCAAGGTGATCGTGCAGGGCGGCGTCCACTTCATGGCGGAGACCTCCAAGGTGCTCTGCCCGGAGAAGACCGTGCTCATCCCGGACAGCCGCGCCGGCTGCTCGCTCGCCTCGTCCATCACGGGCGCGGACGTGCGGCTCCTCCGCGAGCGCTTCCCGGGCGTGCCGATCGTCGCCTACGTCAACACCTCCGCGGAGGTTAAGGCCGAGGTCGACATCTGCTGCACCTCCTCGAACGCCGTCCAGGTGGTCGAGAGCTTCGGGGTCGACCGGGTCATCTGCATCCCGGACGAGTACCTCGCCCGCTACGTGGCGACCCAGACCAAGGTGAAGATCATCGCCTGGAAGGGCCACTGCGAGGTGCACGAGCGCTTCACCGGCGACGAGCTCCGGAACTTCCGCGAGATCGACCCGAACGTGCAGATCATCGCCCATCCGGAATGCCCGCCGGAGGTCATCCGCGAGGCCGACTTCACGGGCTCGACGGCGAAGATGATCGACTTCGTGAAGTCCGCGAAGCCGGGCACCCGGGTCGTCATGGTGACGGAGTGCTCCATGGCCGACAACGTCGCCCTGGAGGCGCCGCAGGTCGAGTTCGTGCGGCCCTGCAACCTCTGCCCGCACATGAAGCGGATCACGCTGCCCAAGATCCTCGACAGCCTCCTGGAGATGAAGGAGGAGGTCCTGGTCGACCCGGCCATCGCCGACCGCGCCCGCCGCTCGGTCGAGCGCATGATCCAGCTGAAGAACTGA
- a CDS encoding L-aspartate oxidase, with the protein MAREIQEVHPPRSGGGIDDVVILGGGLAGIFCALKLAPRPVTILTAAPIGEGASSAWAQGGMAAAVAEGDTPDKHLADTLAAGAGIVDRKIAALMTREARARVEDLLAYGVPFDKDVQGRLTVGREAAHSERRIVHVRGDMAGREIMAALIAEVRRTPSIRVMEGYVGEGIAMDGRQVQGVVARPSAGKALTTVLFPAHAVVLASGGIGHLYAVTTNPKEANGHGLAMAARAGAILADLEFVQFHPTAIDVGRDPAPLATEALRGDGAILVDRTGERFMPRYHPDGELAPRDIVARAIHAERAAGRGAFLDCRAAIGAGFADRYPTVYATCVSAGIDPVTQLIPVAPAAHYHMGGVLTDANGRTSLDGLWAAGEVASTGAHGANRLASNSLLEAVVFAARIAEDIQGLLPSPKVASWSIRRTEEEPELPWSQDTRAFERVRQIMATEVGVIREAHGLSAAIAELERIERATTVPWLKNAVLTARLVAAAAWARKESRGGHYRSDFPDPVPALARRSFTTLADLKRIGEESRRDLLPEAASA; encoded by the coding sequence ATGGCCCGTGAAATCCAGGAAGTCCATCCGCCCCGCTCCGGCGGCGGCATCGACGACGTCGTGATCCTCGGCGGCGGCCTCGCCGGCATCTTCTGCGCCCTGAAGCTCGCCCCCCGTCCGGTCACCATCCTGACCGCCGCCCCGATCGGGGAGGGCGCCTCCTCGGCCTGGGCGCAGGGCGGCATGGCCGCCGCGGTCGCCGAGGGCGACACCCCCGACAAGCATCTCGCCGACACGCTCGCCGCCGGCGCCGGCATCGTCGACCGCAAGATCGCCGCCCTGATGACCCGCGAGGCCCGCGCCCGGGTCGAGGACCTGCTCGCCTACGGCGTCCCCTTCGACAAGGACGTCCAGGGCCGGCTGACGGTTGGCCGCGAGGCGGCGCACTCGGAGCGCCGGATCGTCCACGTGCGCGGCGACATGGCCGGCCGCGAGATCATGGCCGCCCTCATCGCCGAGGTCCGCCGGACGCCGTCGATCCGTGTCATGGAGGGCTATGTCGGCGAAGGAATCGCCATGGACGGCCGCCAGGTGCAGGGCGTCGTCGCCCGGCCGTCCGCCGGCAAGGCGCTGACGACAGTCCTCTTCCCGGCCCACGCGGTGGTGCTCGCCTCCGGCGGCATCGGCCACCTCTACGCCGTCACCACCAACCCGAAGGAGGCGAACGGCCACGGCCTCGCCATGGCGGCGCGCGCCGGGGCGATCCTGGCCGACCTGGAGTTCGTCCAGTTCCACCCGACCGCGATCGACGTCGGCCGCGATCCGGCCCCGCTCGCCACCGAGGCGCTGCGCGGCGACGGCGCGATCCTGGTCGACCGGACCGGCGAGCGCTTCATGCCGCGCTACCATCCCGACGGCGAGCTCGCCCCGCGCGACATCGTCGCCCGCGCCATCCACGCCGAGCGCGCCGCCGGCCGCGGCGCCTTCCTGGACTGCCGCGCCGCCATCGGCGCCGGCTTCGCCGACCGCTACCCGACCGTCTACGCCACCTGCGTGTCGGCCGGCATCGACCCGGTCACGCAGCTGATCCCGGTCGCCCCGGCCGCCCACTACCACATGGGCGGCGTCCTGACCGACGCCAACGGACGCACCTCGCTCGACGGCCTTTGGGCCGCCGGCGAGGTCGCTTCCACGGGCGCGCACGGCGCCAACCGGCTGGCGTCGAACTCGCTCCTCGAGGCGGTCGTCTTCGCGGCCCGCATCGCCGAGGACATCCAGGGCCTGCTGCCGAGCCCCAAGGTCGCCTCCTGGTCGATCCGCCGCACCGAGGAGGAGCCGGAACTGCCCTGGTCGCAGGACACCCGCGCCTTCGAGCGCGTGCGCCAGATCATGGCCACCGAGGTCGGCGTGATCCGCGAGGCCCACGGCCTCTCCGCCGCCATCGCGGAACTCGAGCGCATCGAGCGCGCCACCACGGTGCCCTGGCTGAAGAACGCCGTCCTGACCGCGCGGCTGGTCGCCGCCGCCGCCTGGGCGCGCAAGGAAAGCCGGGGCGGTCACTACCGCTCCGACTTCCCCGATCCGGTCCCGGCGCTCGCCCGCCGGAGCTTCACCACCCTCGCCGACCTGAAGCGGATCGGCGAGGAGAGCCGCCGCGATCTTCTGCCCGAGGCCGCCTCTGCATGA